A genomic window from Mobula hypostoma chromosome X1, sMobHyp1.1, whole genome shotgun sequence includes:
- the LOC134340607 gene encoding acid-sensing ion channel 2-like isoform X2 produces MDEKENSTGSVGSLQPSTIHVFANTSSLHGIRHIFVYGPMTMRRFMWTVVFIGSLGLLVVECAERVAFYFSYPHVAKLEEVATNNLVFPAVTICNLNEFRFSKLTANDLYHAGELLGLLNVHLEIQSPHLADPIVLKALKKKADFKHYKPRVFNMHEFYDRVGHSLKDMMLYCKFRGVRCTHKDFKTKFVKIQRDI; encoded by the coding sequence atgGATGAGAAGGAGAACAGCACAGGCAGTGTGGGGAGTCTGCAGCCTTCCACTATCCATGTTTTTGCCAACACTTCATCCCTTCATGGAATCAGGCACATATTTGTTTATGGGCCCATGACCATGCGTCGATTCATGTGGACGGTAGTATTTATTGGATCCTTGGGCCTACTCGTGGTGGAATGCGCAGAACGCGTGGCTTTTTATTTCTCATACCCGCATGTTGCCAAGCTGGAAGAGGTGGCCACAAACAACCTGGTCTTTCCCGCTGTTACTATCTGCAACTTGAACGAGTTTCGCTTTTCAAAGCTAACAGCAAATGATCTCTACCATGCTGGTGAGCTCCTGGGATTACTCAACGTGCACCTCGAGATCCAGAGCCCCCATCTGGCTGATCCCATTGTGCTGAAAGCTCTCAAGAAGAAAGCTGATTTCAAACATTACAAGCCAAGGGTATTCAATATGCATGAGTTTTATGACCGTGTTGGCCATAGTCTTAAGGATATGATGCTGTACTGCAAGTTCCGGGGAGTGCGATGTACTCATAAGGACTTCAAAACT
- the LOC134340607 gene encoding acid-sensing ion channel 2-like isoform X1, which yields MDEKENSTGSVGSLQPSTIHVFANTSSLHGIRHIFVYGPMTMRRFMWTVVFIGSLGLLVVECAERVAFYFSYPHVAKLEEVATNNLVFPAVTICNLNEFRFSKLTANDLYHAGELLGLLNVHLEIQSPHLADPIVLKALKKKADFKHYKPRVFNMHEFYDRVGHSLKDMMLYCKFRGVRCTHKDFKTKTQAKLCTTSKATRTFLGKR from the coding sequence atgGATGAGAAGGAGAACAGCACAGGCAGTGTGGGGAGTCTGCAGCCTTCCACTATCCATGTTTTTGCCAACACTTCATCCCTTCATGGAATCAGGCACATATTTGTTTATGGGCCCATGACCATGCGTCGATTCATGTGGACGGTAGTATTTATTGGATCCTTGGGCCTACTCGTGGTGGAATGCGCAGAACGCGTGGCTTTTTATTTCTCATACCCGCATGTTGCCAAGCTGGAAGAGGTGGCCACAAACAACCTGGTCTTTCCCGCTGTTACTATCTGCAACTTGAACGAGTTTCGCTTTTCAAAGCTAACAGCAAATGATCTCTACCATGCTGGTGAGCTCCTGGGATTACTCAACGTGCACCTCGAGATCCAGAGCCCCCATCTGGCTGATCCCATTGTGCTGAAAGCTCTCAAGAAGAAAGCTGATTTCAAACATTACAAGCCAAGGGTATTCAATATGCATGAGTTTTATGACCGTGTTGGCCATAGTCTTAAGGATATGATGCTGTACTGCAAGTTCCGGGGAGTGCGATGTACTCATAAGGACTTCAAAACT